A genomic window from Sorex araneus isolate mSorAra2 chromosome 2, mSorAra2.pri, whole genome shotgun sequence includes:
- the LOC129402539 gene encoding arylacetamide deacetylase-like — protein sequence MGKRTFLLLILGVIGAWYVYMPLPDNIEEPWAVLSMETYFKTVSNLMLLAELLGISHYMTSAMFLMSFLETPPTSDENVTVVDTTFHNVPVRVYVPKRKTETPRRGLFYIHGGGWCLGSAELSSYDLLSRRTAHRLNAVIISTNYRLAPKYHFPAQFEDVYNSLKWFLRQDVLQKYGVDPTRVGISGDSAGGNLAAAVSQQLLRDQDVKVKVKVQALIYPALQALDFDLPSYHENAHFPVLPRWLMVRLWSEYFTTDRSLEKAMSSNQHVPPQSGHLLRFANWSALLPERFLQGHVYENRALGSSKLANKYPGFLDVRAAPLLADDTQLHGLPQTYVLTCQYDVLRDDGVMYVTRLRDAGVQVTHDHIENCFHGVLTSGLKLGYRLENQYINWLRENL from the exons ATGGGCAAAAGGACATTTTTGCTTCTGATCCTGGGGGTCATTGGAGCATGGTACGTGTACATGCCCCTCCCAGATAACATCGAAgagccctgggcagtgctgagCATGGAAACATATTTCAAAACTGTATCAAACTTG ATGCTGTTGGCTGAGCTGTTGGGAATCAGCCATTACATGACCAGTGCCATGTTCCTCATGAGCTTCCTGGAAACCCCACCGACTTCTGATGAAAACGTCACTGTGGTGGACACCACTTTCCACAATGTCCCTGTTCGTGTCTATGTACCAAAGAGGAAGACTGAGACACCCCGGAGAGGCTTATTTTATATCCATGGTGGTGGTTGGTGTTTGGGAAGTGCTG AGCTTTCTAGCTATGACCTTCTGTCAAGACGGACCGCCCACAGACTGAATGCTGTGATCATTTCCACCAA CTACAGGCTAGCACCTAAATATCACTTTCCAGCTCAATTTGAAGATGTATATAACTCATTAAAGTGGTTCTTACGTCAAGATGTCCTTCAAAAATATGGTGTGGACCCTACAAGGGTCGGAATTTCTGGAGACAGTGCTGGAGGGAATTTAGCCGCTGCAGTGAGTCAGCAG CTCCTCCGGGACCAAGATGTCAAGGTGAAAGTCAAGGTCCAGGCCCTAATCTACCCTGCCCTCCAGGCTCTTGATTTTGACTTGCCATCCTACCATGAAAACGCACACTTCCCGGTTCTGCCCCGGTGGCTCATGGTCAGGCTCTGGAGCGAGTATTTCACTACAGACAGGTCCCTGGAGAAAGCCATGTCCTCCAACCAGCATGTTCCCCCGCAGTCCGGGCACCTGCTCAGGTTTGCTAACTGGAGCGCCCTGCTGCCCGAGAGGTTTCTGCAAGGACACGTCTATGAGAATCGAGCTCTCGGCAGTTCTAAGCTGGCAAACAAGTACCCAGGCTTTCTGGACGTGCGGGCAGCCCCCCTGTTGGCTGACGACACACAGCTGCATGGCTTGCCCCAGACCTACGTCCTCACCTGTCAGTATGATGTCCTGAGAGACGACGGGGTCATGTACGTCACCCGCCTGCGCGATGCTGGGGTGCAGGTGACCCACGACCACATTGAGAATTGCTTCCATGGAGTGCTTACCAGTGGGCTCAAGCTTGGATATAGGCTAGAAAACCAGTACATCAATTGGCTACGTGAAAATCTCTAG